One window of Microcoleus vaginatus PCC 9802 genomic DNA carries:
- a CDS encoding succinate dehydrogenase/fumarate reductase iron-sulfur subunit has product MKVRFNVVRQNQNEAPRVHTYTLDVEESNTILDCLNSIKWEHDGTLAFRKNCRNTICGSCSMRINGRSALACKENVASELARLQKIADSSSAERPTDFIPEITVAPMGNMPVIKDLVVDMTSFWDNLEAVEPYVSTASRAIPEREFLQTPEERSKLDQTGNCILCGACYSECNAREVNPEFVGPHALAKAYRTIADSRDSETENRLEKYNEGTAGVWGCTRCYYCNSVCPMEVAPMDQIGKIKQEILDRKDDQASRSIRHRKVLIDLVKEGGWIDERKFGIEVVGNYFRDVKGLLSLGPLGLRMIARGKFPLFFEPSEGTETVRNLIESVQSLEKSGD; this is encoded by the coding sequence ATGAAAGTCCGCTTTAATGTAGTGCGCCAAAATCAAAACGAGGCTCCTCGGGTTCACACTTACACCCTAGATGTGGAAGAGAGCAATACCATCCTAGACTGCCTCAACAGTATTAAGTGGGAACACGACGGCACTTTAGCTTTTCGCAAAAATTGTCGCAATACAATTTGCGGCAGTTGTTCTATGCGAATTAACGGTCGCTCAGCATTAGCTTGCAAAGAAAATGTAGCCAGCGAACTGGCAAGACTGCAAAAAATAGCTGATTCCAGCTCAGCAGAAAGGCCTACCGATTTCATCCCAGAAATCACCGTCGCCCCAATGGGAAATATGCCGGTTATTAAAGATTTGGTGGTTGACATGACCAGTTTTTGGGACAACCTAGAAGCAGTTGAACCCTATGTCAGCACCGCCTCGCGAGCAATTCCAGAACGCGAATTTCTGCAAACTCCAGAAGAGCGATCGAAACTCGACCAAACCGGCAACTGCATCCTCTGTGGTGCGTGCTATTCTGAGTGCAACGCCCGCGAAGTCAACCCGGAATTTGTCGGCCCCCACGCCCTCGCCAAAGCTTACCGCACGATCGCCGACTCCCGCGACAGCGAAACCGAAAATCGGCTCGAAAAATACAACGAAGGCACCGCAGGCGTCTGGGGATGCACCCGCTGTTACTACTGCAACTCGGTTTGCCCGATGGAAGTGGCGCCGATGGATCAAATTGGTAAGATTAAACAAGAGATTCTCGATCGCAAAGACGACCAAGCCAGTCGATCGATCCGCCACCGCAAAGTTTTAATCGATCTCGTCAAAGAAGGTGGCTGGATAGACGAGCGCAAGTTTGGCATCGAAGTAGTAGGAAACTACTTCCGGGACGTTAAAGGTTTGCTGAGTCTGGGCCCGTTGGGTTTGAGAATGATCGCTCGCGGCAAGTTCCCGCTGTTTTTTGAGCCTTCTGAAGGTACCGAAACCGTGCGAAATCTGATCGAATCCGTTCAAAGTTTAGAAAAGTCAGGAGATTAG
- a CDS encoding high light inducible protein: MTAKTPPSPKPTTPNTPKPEPAFGWNAYAEQINGRFAMVGFVGLLLLEFFTRQDFFTWLGFR, from the coding sequence ATGACTGCTAAAACTCCTCCCTCCCCAAAACCCACAACCCCAAATACCCCAAAACCAGAACCAGCCTTTGGGTGGAATGCCTATGCAGAACAAATCAACGGCAGATTTGCGATGGTGGGATTCGTGGGACTTTTGCTGCTAGAATTCTTCACCCGCCAGGATTTTTTTACCTGGCTGGGTTTTCGTTAA
- a CDS encoding peptidase, whose protein sequence is MRQVRFWAIAPIALLATFSGKPILSLPVSNLGGVANSSSTLLSAEFAQNLTDAKPADKAVLAQASPNPSPSPQSSPTQRPTVEPPPSPDAGSSKVILEQNGELTPAKSSVLPSDSSLYDEYTFEGTQGQKVVVTVESTEFDTYLAIFNSQGEIVGENDDATQQNSNSELTVTLSANGRYRVIVNAYEPPPKGRGKYSLTVREITGN, encoded by the coding sequence ATGCGTCAAGTTAGATTTTGGGCGATCGCGCCAATTGCTCTACTAGCTACTTTTTCTGGTAAGCCGATTCTCTCCCTGCCAGTTTCAAATTTAGGTGGAGTTGCTAACAGTAGTTCCACCCTCCTTTCAGCAGAATTTGCTCAAAATTTAACTGATGCAAAGCCTGCCGACAAGGCGGTTTTAGCTCAAGCAAGCCCCAACCCGTCGCCATCACCACAGAGTTCGCCAACTCAGAGACCAACTGTAGAACCTCCGCCGAGTCCTGATGCGGGTTCATCTAAGGTCATTTTAGAGCAAAACGGAGAACTCACCCCTGCTAAGTCTTCTGTACTGCCCTCGGACAGCAGTTTATACGACGAGTATACCTTTGAAGGGACTCAGGGCCAGAAAGTGGTTGTTACCGTAGAAAGTACCGAGTTTGATACTTATCTCGCTATTTTCAACTCCCAGGGCGAGATAGTTGGAGAAAATGATGATGCAACGCAGCAAAATTCCAATTCAGAGCTTACTGTTACCTTGTCTGCGAATGGTCGCTATCGCGTCATTGTCAATGCTTACGAGCCGCCTCCAAAAGGTAGAGGCAAGTACAGTTTGACCGTCCGCGAAATAACTGGAAATTAG